In one window of Brenneria goodwinii DNA:
- the cobB gene encoding Sir2 family NAD+-dependent deacetylase: MHSRQRLGRFHKGKRMRQQRLRARIFHRDYLAVTEVKKPRVVVLTGAGVSAESGIRTFRAADGLWEEHRVEDVATPEGFQRDPELVQAFYNARRRQLQQPEIRPNAAHLALANLEASLGDNFLLVTQNIDNLHERAGSRRIVHMHGELLKVRCCQSGQVFDWTGDLSAEERCHCCQFPAPLRPHIVWFGEMPLEMDKIYQALSQADYFIAIGTSGHVYPAAGFVQEARAHGAYTVELNLEPSQVESLFDEKNYGPASVVVPEFVSGCLTHRKGVKF, encoded by the coding sequence ATGCATTCGCGTCAACGGTTAGGACGTTTTCATAAAGGGAAACGAATGCGTCAGCAGCGTCTGCGAGCACGTATTTTCCACCGAGATTATCTGGCGGTAACAGAAGTGAAAAAACCACGAGTCGTTGTTTTAACCGGTGCCGGCGTTTCCGCGGAGTCGGGCATTCGCACCTTTCGTGCGGCCGACGGTCTGTGGGAGGAGCATCGGGTTGAGGATGTCGCAACCCCTGAAGGTTTCCAGCGCGATCCAGAACTGGTGCAGGCCTTTTATAATGCGCGCCGTCGTCAGTTGCAGCAGCCGGAAATCAGGCCCAATGCGGCCCATCTGGCACTGGCGAATTTGGAAGCGTCGCTGGGGGATAATTTTTTACTGGTCACGCAAAATATCGATAACCTGCACGAGCGCGCCGGTAGCCGGCGAATTGTGCATATGCACGGCGAGTTACTGAAAGTGCGCTGCTGCCAGAGCGGACAAGTGTTTGACTGGACCGGCGATCTGTCGGCCGAGGAGCGCTGCCACTGTTGCCAGTTTCCTGCGCCTCTGCGTCCGCATATCGTGTGGTTCGGCGAAATGCCGCTGGAAATGGATAAAATTTATCAGGCGCTGTCTCAGGCCGATTATTTTATTGCCATCGGGACATCAGGGCATGTTTATCCCGCCGCCGGATTTGTGCAGGAAGCGCGCGCGCACGGCGCCTATACGGTCGAATTGAACCTTGAACCCAGTCAGGTGGAAAGTCTGTTTGACGAAAAAAATTATGGTCCGGCCAGCGTTGTCGTACCCGAGTTTGTCAGCGGCTGTTTGACCCACCGCAAGGGCGTCAAGTTTTAG
- the btuC gene encoding vitamin B12 ABC transporter permease BtuC — translation MQPLNVGYTELKRRQRVHDRQRLILLFFLTLFTLAIALCAGDRWIWPLNWLDDSHRLFVWQLRFPRTLAVMLVGASLAMSGAVMQAIFDNPLAEPGLLGVANGAGVALVLTVLLGQGMLPIWVLSLSAIIGALLITFLLLQFARRHVSNARLLLIGVSLGIICSAVMTWAVYFSSSLDLRQLMYWMMGGFSGIDWRYGWLMLALTPFILWLSAQGKVLNWLALGESQARQLGVSVYYWRNVLVLVIGALVGLSVALAGVIGFVGLIIPHMLRLCGLTDQRYSLTGCALAGGSILMLADTLARVALSSAELPIGVVTATLGAPWFIWLLLRNKM, via the coding sequence ATGCAGCCTTTGAATGTGGGATATACCGAGTTAAAACGACGGCAGCGCGTTCATGATCGTCAGCGTTTGATCCTGCTGTTTTTTCTGACGTTATTTACGCTGGCGATAGCACTCTGCGCCGGCGATCGCTGGATCTGGCCGCTTAACTGGCTGGATGACTCGCATCGTCTCTTCGTCTGGCAATTACGTTTTCCCAGAACATTGGCGGTTATGCTGGTAGGGGCCAGTCTGGCGATGTCCGGCGCCGTGATGCAGGCGATATTTGATAATCCGCTGGCCGAACCAGGATTGCTGGGGGTCGCCAACGGCGCCGGTGTCGCGCTGGTCCTCACGGTATTACTGGGGCAGGGGATGCTGCCGATATGGGTCTTAAGCCTCAGCGCCATTATCGGCGCGTTGCTGATCACCTTCCTGCTGCTGCAATTTGCCCGTAGACATGTCTCTAATGCGCGTTTGCTGTTGATCGGCGTTTCGCTGGGCATTATCTGTAGCGCGGTCATGACCTGGGCGGTCTATTTCAGTAGCAGCCTGGACTTGCGTCAGCTAATGTACTGGATGATGGGCGGATTCAGCGGGATTGACTGGCGGTATGGCTGGCTGATGCTGGCGCTGACGCCGTTTATCCTGTGGCTGAGCGCTCAGGGGAAGGTGCTCAACTGGCTGGCGTTGGGGGAGTCGCAGGCTCGTCAATTGGGCGTGTCGGTCTATTATTGGCGTAACGTGCTGGTCTTGGTTATCGGCGCGTTGGTTGGATTGAGCGTTGCGCTGGCTGGGGTGATTGGTTTTGTCGGTTTGATTATTCCGCATATGTTGCGCTTGTGCGGGCTAACCGATCAACGTTATTCATTAACCGGTTGCGCCCTGGCCGGCGGTTCGATCCTCATGCTGGCCGATACCCTGGCGCGGGTCGCGCTCTCTTCCGCTGAGTTGCCGATCGGCGTCGTTACCGCTACGCTGGGTGCGCCGTGGTTTATCTGGTTGTTGTTACGTAACAAAATGTAG
- a CDS encoding glutathione peroxidase has translation MSNEIYAIPLKTIDGQEATLKPYQGKVALIVNVASKCGLTKQYDALEKIYETYRDRGFTVLGFPSNEFAGQEPGSEQEIQEFCRTTFGVQFPMFSKIEVNGANRHPLYQLLIREQPKATGSLLSGFYSRLVNKGRKPAHPEDILWNFEKFLVARDGRVIQRFSPDIAPDDSTIVDAIEAALAK, from the coding sequence ATGAGTAATGAAATCTACGCCATTCCACTGAAAACCATTGACGGACAAGAGGCGACGCTTAAGCCCTATCAGGGCAAGGTGGCGTTAATCGTCAATGTCGCGTCGAAATGCGGTCTGACCAAGCAATATGACGCCCTGGAAAAAATTTACGAAACCTATCGCGATCGGGGATTTACGGTTCTGGGATTCCCTTCAAATGAGTTTGCCGGGCAAGAACCGGGCAGCGAACAAGAGATCCAGGAATTTTGCCGTACGACATTTGGCGTTCAGTTTCCGATGTTCAGCAAAATAGAGGTTAACGGCGCGAATCGTCATCCGCTGTATCAGTTGTTGATTCGTGAACAGCCGAAAGCTACCGGCTCGTTGCTGAGCGGGTTTTATAGCCGTCTGGTTAATAAAGGCCGTAAGCCTGCTCATCCGGAAGATATTTTATGGAATTTTGAAAAGTTCCTGGTCGCCCGTGATGGCCGCGTAATCCAGCGCTTTTCTCCCGATATTGCCCCGGACGATTCCACCATTGTCGATGCCATTGAAGCGGCGCTGGCAAAGTAA
- the btuD gene encoding vitamin B12 ABC transporter ATP-binding protein BtuD has product MLQSSPLLQLRQAGVFPRLSPVNVECRAGQLLHIIGPNGAGKSTLLSRIAGMLSGEGDVYLSGRPLSAWPARELARHRAYLAQQQPPVAMMPVFQYLRLHQPATASESIIEDVVSFLAERLMLTDKLARSLTQLSGGEWQRVRLAATLLQIWPTANPHGRLLLLDEPANSLDIAQQVALDDLFSSLCQSGLTVIVCAHDLNHSLQHANGIWLMSGGRLVAQGDTDEVMQPETLSPVFGVDFQRCMVDGRHWVITRRA; this is encoded by the coding sequence ATGCTGCAATCTTCTCCCTTGTTACAGTTGCGGCAGGCAGGCGTGTTTCCCCGCCTGTCTCCGGTCAATGTTGAGTGCCGTGCCGGCCAACTGTTGCATATTATTGGTCCGAATGGCGCGGGGAAAAGCACATTGCTGAGCAGGATCGCCGGCATGCTTAGCGGAGAAGGCGACGTTTACCTGTCCGGCAGGCCGCTGTCGGCATGGCCTGCGCGGGAGCTGGCGCGGCATAGAGCCTATCTGGCTCAGCAGCAACCGCCCGTGGCGATGATGCCGGTGTTTCAGTATTTACGATTGCATCAGCCTGCGACGGCCAGCGAATCGATCATCGAAGACGTCGTCAGTTTTCTGGCCGAGCGTCTGATGCTGACGGACAAACTGGCGCGTTCGTTGACCCAACTGTCCGGTGGCGAGTGGCAACGCGTCAGACTGGCCGCCACGCTATTACAAATATGGCCGACGGCCAATCCCCACGGCCGTTTGCTGTTGCTGGATGAACCGGCCAACAGCCTGGACATTGCGCAACAGGTCGCTCTGGACGATTTGTTCTCTTCGCTTTGTCAGTCTGGATTAACCGTTATCGTCTGCGCCCACGATCTCAACCACAGCCTGCAACATGCCAACGGCATCTGGCTGATGTCCGGCGGGAGACTGGTGGCGCAGGGCGACACCGACGAGGTGATGCAACCGGAAACGCTGTCGCCGGTGTTCGGCGTCGATTTCCAGCGCTGTATGGTTGATGGCCGGCACTGGGTGATCACTCGTCGCGCCTGA
- a CDS encoding C40 family peptidase has product MMRLKHVLVLASLILAGCSSHKNPPPNPRLSDSIMVVAQLNDQLSQWYRTPYRYGGLDRNGVDCSGFVYLTFRDRFGMRLPRSTEDQTALGERVDRDDLLPGDLVFFKTGSGGNGLHVGIYDKDDQFIHASTSQGVIRSSLDNVYWKRAYWQARRI; this is encoded by the coding sequence ATGATGCGTTTAAAACATGTATTGGTGTTGGCAAGCCTGATATTGGCGGGGTGCAGCAGTCATAAAAACCCGCCGCCGAATCCGCGTCTGAGCGATTCCATTATGGTGGTGGCGCAACTGAATGACCAACTTAGCCAATGGTATCGAACGCCTTATCGTTATGGCGGATTGGATCGTAACGGCGTCGACTGCTCAGGCTTTGTTTATCTGACCTTCCGTGACCGGTTCGGCATGCGGTTGCCGCGTTCGACAGAGGATCAGACTGCGTTGGGCGAACGGGTCGATCGTGATGACCTGTTGCCTGGCGACCTGGTATTTTTCAAAACGGGTAGCGGCGGCAACGGGCTGCATGTGGGGATCTATGATAAAGACGATCAATTTATTCACGCCTCCACCAGCCAGGGCGTTATCCGGTCGTCATTGGATAACGTTTATTGGAAACGGGCTTACTGGCAAGCCCGCCGCATCTGA
- a CDS encoding lipoate--protein ligase A, which translates to MSSLRLLISDSFDPWFNLAVEECIFRQMTTTQRVLFLWRNAETVVIGRAQNPWKECNTRRMAEDGIKLARRSSGGGAVFHDLGNTCFTFMAGKPEYDKSVSTQIILNALAALGINASASGRNDLVIERADGIRKISGSAYRETKDRGFHHGTLLLNADLSRLADYLNPDVKKLQAKGITSVRSRVANLVELLPAIDHQQICQSVIQAFFDYYGERCEPEIISPSAFPDLPGFSEQFARQSSWEWNFGQAPDFTHLLDTRFPWGGVELHFDVERGVIARSQIFTDSLHPAPLEALAVALRGTAYRPENMAAVCQQLIERFPEQQSELRQMEEWLAHSIR; encoded by the coding sequence ATGTCTTCTCTGCGTTTACTGATCTCGGATTCGTTTGATCCCTGGTTTAATCTGGCCGTTGAGGAGTGCATATTCCGGCAGATGACGACAACGCAGCGGGTGTTGTTTTTATGGCGCAATGCCGAAACCGTGGTCATTGGCCGGGCGCAGAATCCGTGGAAAGAGTGCAATACGCGCCGGATGGCGGAAGACGGTATCAAACTGGCGCGACGCAGCAGCGGGGGCGGCGCAGTATTTCACGATCTCGGCAATACCTGTTTTACTTTTATGGCGGGTAAGCCCGAATACGATAAAAGCGTTTCAACGCAAATCATTCTCAATGCGCTGGCGGCGTTGGGTATCAACGCCAGCGCTTCCGGCCGTAACGATCTGGTTATTGAGCGGGCGGACGGTATCCGCAAGATATCGGGTTCGGCATACCGGGAAACTAAAGATCGCGGTTTTCATCACGGCACGTTGTTATTAAACGCCGATCTGAGCCGTTTAGCCGATTATCTCAACCCTGATGTGAAAAAATTGCAGGCGAAAGGCATTACTTCGGTACGTTCACGCGTAGCCAACCTGGTGGAATTACTGCCCGCGATTGATCATCAGCAAATTTGTCAGTCAGTGATTCAAGCCTTTTTTGATTATTATGGCGAACGCTGCGAACCAGAAATTATTTCACCCAGCGCTTTTCCTGATTTGCCGGGCTTTAGCGAACAATTCGCCCGTCAGAGCAGTTGGGAATGGAACTTCGGACAGGCGCCGGATTTTACGCATCTGCTGGATACCCGTTTCCCTTGGGGAGGCGTTGAATTACATTTTGATGTTGAACGCGGCGTTATTGCCCGCAGCCAGATTTTTACCGATAGCTTACATCCTGCGCCGCTGGAAGCTCTGGCGGTTGCGCTGCGCGGTACGGCATACCGTCCGGAGAATATGGCTGCGGTTTGTCAGCAGCTAATAGAGAGATTCCCGGAACAGCAAAGTGAGTTACGGCAAATGGAAGAGTGGCTGGCGCACAGTATCCGCTAA
- a CDS encoding AraC family transcriptional regulator: MPQIAPAVGYPDSRYFSRLFRHHYGISPREYRKCYERKNTI; this comes from the coding sequence TTGCCGCAGATTGCGCCGGCGGTGGGTTACCCGGACTCGCGCTATTTTTCCCGGCTATTTCGCCACCATTACGGTATCAGTCCCCGTGAGTATAGAAAATGCTACGAGAGAAAGAATACGATTTGA
- a CDS encoding EAL domain-containing protein, producing MLIRLDVDYESDYVFWPIYRMEGRLLAVAMITRFNSLSGNMSILPDVIFSMLTKLQQYDFIKEQVDFINRNVDWFSQNEVSLILKIDHEIADFLMGSEILSNEIKGLPFIQLEINELFPNLSEGKKNDRILKLSESFNLCLDNFGSGKINLNPLNDNLISMVKMDQNFVWHLLSRSTNTSIMDPLLRIIKNHYQGVRIIAKGIDTPEYLNKVRRLNIDAVQGNLWPAVHFNELKTQADFFYQP from the coding sequence ATGCTTATTCGGTTAGATGTAGATTATGAGAGTGATTATGTTTTCTGGCCTATTTATCGTATGGAAGGGAGGTTATTGGCCGTTGCAATGATCACGCGGTTTAATAGTTTGTCAGGAAATATGAGTATCTTGCCTGATGTTATTTTCAGTATGTTAACCAAGTTACAACAATATGATTTCATTAAAGAACAGGTCGATTTTATCAACAGAAACGTGGATTGGTTTAGCCAAAATGAGGTTTCTTTGATTCTAAAAATTGACCATGAAATAGCAGATTTTTTGATGGGATCAGAGATATTAAGTAATGAAATTAAAGGCCTGCCTTTCATTCAATTAGAGATTAATGAACTGTTCCCAAACTTATCCGAGGGTAAAAAGAACGATCGTATTTTAAAGCTGAGTGAATCGTTTAACCTTTGTTTGGATAACTTTGGCTCCGGGAAAATTAATCTGAATCCTTTGAATGATAACTTAATTAGTATGGTGAAAATGGATCAGAATTTTGTTTGGCATCTATTATCCCGTTCGACAAACACTTCGATTATGGATCCGCTGTTGCGGATTATTAAGAACCATTATCAAGGGGTAAGGATTATTGCAAAAGGCATTGACACGCCTGAATATTTAAACAAAGTCAGGCGGTTAAATATTGATGCGGTACAGGGAAATCTTTGGCCGGCGGTTCACTTTAATGAATTGAAAACGCAGGCCGATTTTTTTTATCAGCCATAA
- a CDS encoding protein adenylyltransferase SelO, translating to MPQKLSFVNHYHQQLPGFYTELKPTPLQGARLLYHSQGLADELGLSPAWFTRKYDAVWRGETLLPGMAPLAQVYSGHQFGAWAGQLGDGRGILLGEQQLADGRSVDWHLKGAGLTPYSRMGDGRAVLRSVIREFLASEALHHLGIPTTRALTVVTSEQAIQREREEPGAMLLRVAESHVRFGHFEHFYYRREPEKVRQLADFVIARHWPQWQDDERRYTLWFGDVVERTARLIAHWQAVGFSHGVMNTDNMSILGLTIDYGPFGFMDDYQPGFICNHSDHQGRYSFDNQPAVGLWNLHRLAQSLSGMMTTDELESALARYEPALMQQFGELMRAKLGLFTADAADNDILVGLLGLMQQERRDYTRTFRLLSEVETNDPISPLRDEFIDRPAFDHWFTAYRKRLMQESQSDAERRQRMKAANPKYVLRNYLAQQAIEPAEKDDAGMLARLHQALCQPYADQPEMDDLAVLPPEWGKRLAVSCSS from the coding sequence ATGCCGCAGAAACTATCGTTCGTTAATCACTACCATCAACAGTTGCCGGGTTTCTATACTGAACTGAAACCCACGCCGCTTCAGGGCGCGCGTTTGCTTTATCACAGTCAAGGACTGGCGGATGAGCTTGGCCTCTCTCCTGCGTGGTTTACGCGCAAATATGACGCCGTTTGGCGTGGCGAAACGCTGTTGCCCGGTATGGCGCCGTTGGCGCAGGTCTACAGCGGTCATCAGTTCGGCGCGTGGGCCGGACAATTGGGCGATGGGCGGGGTATTCTACTGGGAGAGCAGCAGCTAGCGGATGGCCGTAGCGTCGATTGGCACCTGAAAGGCGCGGGGCTGACGCCGTATTCGCGCATGGGGGACGGGCGCGCGGTTTTGCGCTCCGTGATACGCGAGTTTCTGGCTTCCGAAGCGCTGCACCATCTGGGTATTCCCACTACGCGGGCGCTGACCGTGGTAACCAGCGAACAGGCGATACAGCGGGAGCGCGAAGAGCCAGGGGCGATGCTGCTGCGCGTGGCGGAAAGCCATGTGCGCTTTGGGCACTTTGAGCATTTTTATTATCGCCGTGAGCCAGAAAAGGTGCGTCAACTGGCGGATTTCGTCATCGCCCGTCACTGGCCGCAGTGGCAGGACGACGAGCGGCGCTATACGCTGTGGTTTGGCGACGTGGTTGAACGTACCGCGCGGCTGATTGCGCACTGGCAGGCGGTCGGCTTTTCGCATGGCGTGATGAATACCGACAATATGTCTATCCTCGGTTTGACCATTGACTATGGGCCGTTCGGATTTATGGATGATTATCAGCCAGGCTTTATCTGCAATCACTCCGACCATCAAGGACGTTACTCATTCGATAATCAGCCGGCGGTTGGGCTGTGGAACCTGCATCGTCTGGCGCAGTCGCTGTCAGGCATGATGACGACCGATGAGCTGGAAAGCGCTTTGGCTCGCTATGAGCCGGCGCTGATGCAGCAATTCGGGGAATTGATGCGCGCCAAGCTGGGGTTGTTTACCGCCGATGCCGCAGATAACGATATTCTGGTGGGGTTATTAGGCCTGATGCAGCAAGAGCGCCGTGACTATACCCGAACGTTTCGTCTGTTGTCCGAGGTTGAGACAAACGATCCCATCTCGCCGCTGCGTGATGAATTTATCGATCGTCCGGCGTTCGACCACTGGTTTACCGCGTATCGTAAACGCCTTATGCAGGAATCCCAGAGCGATGCCGAACGCCGGCAGCGAATGAAAGCCGCCAATCCGAAATATGTGCTGCGCAACTATTTAGCGCAGCAGGCCATCGAACCGGCGGAAAAGGATGACGCCGGCATGCTGGCGCGGCTACATCAAGCGCTATGTCAACCCTATGCCGACCAGCCGGAAATGGACGATTTGGCGGTGTTACCGCCAGAGTGGGGCAAACGCCTGGCGGTATCCTGCTCCAGTTGA
- a CDS encoding heme ABC transporter ATP-binding protein, with the protein MNNAVLDNALVARNLSFQAGGRYLTENISLEVNCGEIVAIIGPNGAGKSTLLRLLTGYLTPHQGECLLAGKPFSQWTPTALAKTRAVMRQHSGLAFAFSVQDVVAMGRSPYGRDPANSDIIRRVMEQTGCLNLAHRDYRYLSGGEQQRVQLARVLAQLWHPQPTPGWLFLDEPTSALDLYHQQHLLRLLKQLTQRQPLAVCCVLHDLNLAALYADRILLLHEGKLVAQGAPEQVLQEDLLTRWYQADLNVSPHPEYPIPQVYLRR; encoded by the coding sequence ATGAATAACGCCGTTCTGGATAACGCGCTGGTAGCCCGAAACCTGAGTTTCCAGGCTGGCGGACGCTACCTGACCGAAAATATTTCACTGGAGGTAAACTGTGGTGAGATCGTGGCCATTATCGGCCCCAATGGCGCGGGTAAATCAACCCTGCTGCGCTTATTGACCGGTTATTTGACGCCGCATCAAGGCGAATGTTTATTGGCCGGTAAGCCGTTTTCCCAGTGGACGCCGACCGCACTGGCTAAAACCCGCGCGGTGATGCGCCAGCACAGCGGGCTGGCTTTCGCCTTCAGCGTACAGGACGTTGTCGCCATGGGCCGTTCCCCGTATGGGCGCGACCCGGCAAATAGCGACATCATACGCCGGGTAATGGAGCAAACCGGCTGCCTGAATCTGGCGCATCGGGATTACCGTTATCTCTCCGGCGGCGAACAGCAGCGTGTGCAACTGGCCCGCGTGCTGGCCCAGCTTTGGCACCCGCAGCCGACGCCGGGATGGCTGTTTCTCGACGAGCCCACTTCGGCGTTGGATCTCTATCATCAGCAGCATCTGCTGCGGCTGTTGAAACAGTTGACGCAGCGGCAACCGTTGGCGGTTTGCTGCGTATTGCACGATCTCAATCTGGCCGCCCTGTATGCCGACAGAATTTTACTGCTGCACGAAGGAAAACTGGTGGCGCAGGGCGCGCCGGAGCAGGTCTTGCAGGAGGATCTGCTTACCCGCTGGTATCAGGCCGATCTGAACGTCAGCCCGCATCCCGAATACCCGATCCCGCAGGTCTACCTACGCCGGTAG
- a CDS encoding FecCD family ABC transporter permease, producing MMQRLHPCYLLAALLLFLLVLMLCAANLGALALSFKTLWLTPLSDPLWHVWLNIRLPRVLLAVLVGSALACSGAIMQGLFRNPLADPGLLGISSGAALCVALTIVLPLGLPPLLSLYSPMLAAFVGSLAITAVIFILSRSEQGGLTRLLLAGIALNALCIASVGVLTYISNDQQLRQFSLWGMGSLGQAQWPMLLVAATLVLPAMVVTLYQTHRLNLLQLGDEEAHYLGVNVKRTKHMLLLLSSLLVGVAVAVSGVIGFIGLIIPHLIRMHLGADHRWLIPGSILGGACLLLIADTLARTVMSPAEIPVGLFTSLIGGPYFLWLIVQHKGRGNE from the coding sequence ATGATGCAGCGGCTTCATCCTTGTTATTTACTGGCCGCTCTGCTGCTGTTTCTGTTGGTGCTGATGCTGTGTGCGGCGAATCTCGGCGCACTCGCCTTATCGTTCAAAACGCTGTGGCTGACGCCATTGAGCGATCCTCTGTGGCACGTCTGGTTGAATATTCGCCTTCCCCGCGTGCTGCTGGCCGTATTGGTCGGCAGCGCGCTGGCCTGTTCCGGCGCCATTATGCAGGGATTGTTCCGGAACCCGCTGGCCGATCCCGGACTGTTGGGGATCAGCAGCGGCGCCGCGCTCTGTGTGGCACTGACGATTGTTCTGCCCCTCGGCCTTCCGCCGCTGTTGTCGCTCTACAGCCCGATGCTGGCGGCTTTTGTCGGCAGCCTGGCGATTACCGCGGTGATTTTCATTCTAAGCCGGTCCGAACAGGGCGGGCTGACGCGGCTATTGTTGGCCGGTATTGCGCTTAATGCCCTGTGTATCGCCAGCGTCGGCGTATTAACCTACATCAGCAACGATCAGCAACTGCGCCAGTTCTCACTGTGGGGAATGGGGAGTTTAGGTCAGGCGCAGTGGCCGATGCTGTTGGTCGCCGCTACGCTGGTGCTTCCGGCGATGGTGGTTACCCTGTATCAAACCCACCGCTTAAACTTGCTGCAACTGGGCGATGAAGAAGCGCACTATCTGGGCGTTAACGTCAAGCGCACCAAGCATATGCTCTTGCTGTTAAGCTCGTTGTTGGTGGGCGTCGCCGTTGCGGTCAGCGGCGTGATCGGCTTTATCGGGCTAATTATTCCCCACCTCATTCGCATGCATCTTGGCGCCGATCACCGCTGGCTGATTCCCGGTTCCATCCTGGGCGGCGCCTGTCTGTTGCTGATTGCCGATACCCTGGCGCGCACGGTCATGTCCCCGGCGGAGATACCTGTCGGGCTGTTCACCAGCCTGATTGGCGGCCCTTATTTCTTATGGTTAATCGTGCAACATAAAGGACGCGGCAATGAATAA
- a CDS encoding heme/hemin ABC transporter substrate-binding protein — translation MKNWLFPLLMALPLCASAAERIVSIGGDVTEIIYALGAEKDLVARDSTSLHPDAATKLPDVGYMRQLNTEGILAMRPSLVIASELSQPSLVLQQVADSGAKVINIPAKPVPETVPQKISVIAQALDKEAEGKKLAETYQQQLASVAGTPLPVKALFILSHGGMTAMAAGKNTPADTIIRNVGLTNAMQAIERYQPLSQEGVVASAPDLILISTQGLKSLGGEEQIWKLPGLALTPAGKNHRLLVVDDMAMLGFTLETPALMATIRQAAEQIK, via the coding sequence ATGAAAAACTGGCTATTCCCGTTGTTAATGGCGCTGCCGCTATGCGCATCGGCCGCCGAACGCATTGTCTCCATCGGCGGCGACGTAACTGAAATCATCTATGCGCTGGGCGCAGAAAAAGATCTGGTCGCCAGGGACAGCACCAGCCTGCATCCCGATGCCGCCACCAAACTCCCCGATGTTGGCTACATGCGCCAACTGAATACCGAAGGTATTCTGGCGATGAGGCCCTCTCTGGTGATCGCCAGCGAACTATCGCAGCCTTCACTGGTGTTGCAACAGGTGGCGGACAGCGGCGCCAAAGTCATCAATATTCCGGCCAAACCCGTGCCGGAAACCGTCCCGCAGAAAATCAGCGTGATTGCCCAGGCGCTGGATAAAGAAGCGGAAGGCAAGAAGCTGGCTGAGACTTATCAGCAGCAGTTGGCCAGCGTCGCCGGTACGCCGCTGCCGGTGAAAGCGCTTTTCATTCTTAGTCACGGCGGTATGACCGCGATGGCCGCCGGGAAAAATACGCCTGCGGATACCATCATCCGTAACGTTGGTTTAACCAACGCCATGCAGGCCATTGAGCGCTATCAGCCGCTATCGCAGGAAGGCGTGGTGGCCAGCGCGCCGGATCTGATTCTGATCTCCACTCAGGGATTAAAAAGCCTGGGCGGCGAAGAGCAAATATGGAAATTACCGGGCCTGGCGCTAACGCCGGCGGGGAAAAATCATCGTTTGCTGGTTGTTGATGACATGGCGATGCTCGGCTTTACGCTGGAGACGCCGGCCCTGATGGCGACCATCCGTCAGGCGGCAGAACAGATAAAATGA